The following nucleotide sequence is from Bremerella alba.
ACGCATGCGGGGGCCCCTCTTACAACATGTAACCGGCGAATTTGTTTCGTCCGAACTAGTCTGAGTAAGGAGTCTCTCGTCGTTCACTTCAATTCGAGAGATGCGAAGGAGATAACCGTTACGCTGTCTTCTGAACAGCTATAACGCTCTTTAGAAAGACTTCGCCGCATTCCCCTAAGCCATGCAAGTGAAGTAGGTTACAGCTACCATCCACCTTGATACATTCGTTTCAAACGAGAGGCAGACGCCGAACCGCTCACCCGGCGTTTCTCGTTGCCATCGACAACGTAGACAAACTGTGGAATCGAACGAATGCCGTATTTCTGGGCCAATGAAGAATTCGAATCGACGTCGACTTTTCGGATCGGGTAGCCGGCATTTCGCAGTTCTTGGTAGGCCGGTTCAGCGTGACGGCAGGCGGGACACCAACTCGCCGAAAAGAACAAGATCTTCCCAGACAGATCGCGAGGTTTCACATCATCGGCCGGAGTAAACCCACCAGATGAATAAGAGGCCACCGTTAACAAGACCGGGGCGGCAAAGCTGAGCATTGCCACGATGACGACGATTGCCTTCTGCATGAAACTCTTCCTCTGAAATAGCTTTTCAGCCCATAAGCTGCCATTGCCTATTCAAATAAAGCTTATCGCTCGGTCCATACCTACAGGTTCTCTGAGATTCGCGAACCCCGACACTTCCTTGATTATGGGAATCGAAATGATCGTCAGAACCCATCCACTGACATGTTCGAGACAAAAAGCGACTTCCACGAACGTTAATCACCAGCCAAGAGCGAGGGATTTCTCATCGAAACCAGAACAAACGACGAGGAAACCAAAGACTATCAAAAGATTCTTTCCCCGTATTTTCCC
It contains:
- a CDS encoding thioredoxin family protein; protein product: MQKAIVVIVAMLSFAAPVLLTVASYSSGGFTPADDVKPRDLSGKILFFSASWCPACRHAEPAYQELRNAGYPIRKVDVDSNSSLAQKYGIRSIPQFVYVVDGNEKRRVSGSASASRLKRMYQGGW